One Mycolicibacterium parafortuitum DNA segment encodes these proteins:
- a CDS encoding TetR/AcrR family transcriptional regulator: MTATPRRTYGGQSADARRSARRARLLDAAIDAIADNAWRTLTVDRLCAGAGLNKRYFYESFANLDEVAAAAVDDIADDVRSATVDAAARTAAEPLDRQALAVVDALVRALVDDPRRGRILLGGVAGSAVLQQHRAKVMRSLTAVLVSHARNVHGVELENDPLAAVAPAFLVGGTADAILAYLNGRARISIDDLVTALTTLWLITGNGAAEVARHRLGD; the protein is encoded by the coding sequence GCAGAGCGCTGATGCGCGCCGCAGTGCGCGGCGGGCCCGGCTCCTGGACGCGGCGATCGACGCGATCGCCGACAATGCGTGGCGCACCCTGACCGTCGACCGGTTGTGCGCCGGCGCGGGTTTGAACAAGCGGTACTTCTACGAGAGCTTCGCCAACCTCGACGAGGTGGCGGCCGCCGCCGTCGACGACATCGCCGACGACGTCCGCTCGGCGACGGTCGATGCCGCAGCGCGCACCGCTGCCGAGCCGCTGGACCGCCAGGCGCTGGCCGTCGTCGATGCGCTGGTCCGGGCCTTGGTCGACGACCCGCGACGGGGCCGGATACTGCTCGGCGGGGTTGCGGGTTCTGCTGTCCTACAACAGCATCGAGCGAAGGTCATGCGCAGCCTGACCGCCGTCTTGGTATCGCACGCCCGCAACGTGCACGGCGTCGAACTGGAGAACGATCCGCTCGCGGCCGTCGCCCCGGCGTTCCTCGTCGGGGGTACCGCCGATGCCATCCTGGCCTATCTCAATGGTCGCGCCAGGATCTCGATCGATGATCTGGTCACCGCGTTGACCACGCTCTGGCTCATCACCGGCAACGGGGCCGCCGAGGTCGCGCGGCACCGCCTGGGCGATTGA